Proteins encoded in a region of the Babesia bovis T2Bo chromosome 4 map unlocalized Chr4_2, whole genome shotgun sequence genome:
- a CDS encoding Beige/BEACH domain containing protein produces MMLSAVRSFDLVLLEESEEYVSDAACSVVSPFPLESNATTWSQFVESLKSAHGCRNKVRKGRIRIGTKSLIFEPDAFDSPILKLHFQNITSITDSVDVSKGIYVSCTRVTSIPTTIYNGKTRFLSAYDVHIAKGVPSSSTVDNMSHGSDPLGFVFIFAYTTATMHEEQLSEYMRLWGSYKLNVDIDMFKSSKAGGFSQSLLQPREKPILGCASSSIHPDSVYCWRLKRMVRYGGYAALTDRAFYFEPSPNFSRKSCKRIPIDRILHIFKRDSGIPSKIESATALEIISLPEESIEKRIQNSRKLYSCIYVEFKLEDDREKFTSTLRNMVPRAFYALESRAFRNDMTQLWRRGVLPNFQYIDFLNCISGRSRYDMSHYPIYPWVLTNYDSATLDLKDARNFRDLSKPIGALNHDRLVHLKSRMNTLHFATKSNSDVTESSDAKCTCDDDKCDMCLLRMWNSGFYLYCSHYSTPALVVFFLIRLQPECQLRLYSGKFDAAARTFKSIAETYHNVVHGHSTFFELIPEFYSSDGSFLRNQLNVTTQDGRLCDVELPRWAGNSSSQFVNVMRSALESEHVSKHLHEWIDLVFGYKQAGLESIKSDNTFHPLSYLSSVRVGKLSMTPATQNLVRTMEPKAISVHVREFGQAPIILFENPHPQRLRHPQWQATDNPVPNAPWFIYVSHNRDIFGVSDPETGDEPRIGRTITQGSCEGHLRSMVVDGTLRMRRVPKLSDTITGAGFATSDIVYALTQTGSVMFHSIDQSVPTISASIDRSPLTCSTWVKQNLCICSGSGYMTLCNVDSVISASRGYDANMAARGDALYFHSEDQGTFFYRQQLHEDGISCVAFSDDVITSGGFDETVKQFQVTNSDIRMIGIFDDHNGPLASVFSSSGLLLTATVGGSLTLWDPRSPHSPVWNHEIGHQSRSCQVISCSISNRYIQMVSSGDHPVIFWDVRMLNSLSSCSGFKRELSIPNFDVLGGLCDPNDCIGLSGTQDGVSTLQFYDINTRSVLAQTAFHDMSYPSILAVNYFNGSHRMLVANTSGDIYTVCLKDSTT; encoded by the exons ATGATGCTTTCGGCCGTCAGAAGCTTCGACCTCGTGCTTCTAGAGGAAAGTGAAGAGTATGTGTCTGACGCCGCCTGTAGCGTTGTGTCACCATTTCCACTGGAATCTAACGCTACCACGTGGTCACAGTTCGTCGAGTCCCTAAAGAGCGCACATGGCTGCCGTAATAAGG TTCGGAAAGGAAGAATCCGTATAGGCACAAAGTCATTGATCTTCGAGCCCGACGCATTCGATTCACCCATTCTCAAGCTGCATTTCCAAAATATCACCTCGATAACTGACAGTGTTGACGTCTCCAAGGGGATATATGTATCCTGCACAAGAGTTACATCCATACCCActactatatacaatggTAAAACGCGGTTTCTATCGGCCTATGACGtacatatcgcaaaggGAGTCCCGTCCAGTAGTACCGTGGACAATATGTCCCATGGCTCAGACCCATTGGGTTTCGTGTTCATATTTGCGTATACCACTGCCACCATGCACGAGGAGCAGTTAAGTGAATATATGCGCCTTTGGGGTAGCTACAAGCTAAATGTTGATATAGACATGTTCAAGTCGAGCAAGGCTGGCGGGTTCAGCCAGTCGTTGCTTCAACCCCGTGAGAAACCTATACTGGGTTGTGCATCATCCAGTATACACCCCGATTCAGTGTACTGCTGGCGGTTGAAGCGTATGGTCAGGTACGGCGGCTACGCCGCACTCACTGACCGTGCGTTCTACTTCGAGCCCAGCCCTAACTTCTCCCGGAAATCGTGTAAACGCATCCCTATCGACAGGATActacatatattcaagcGTGATAGCGGTATCCCGTCAAAGATAGAGTCTGCAACAGCCCTAGAGATCATATCGTTACCAGAAGAAAGCATCGAGAAGCGTATTCAAAACTCCCGGAAACTATACAGCTGCATATACGTGGAGTTCAAGCTGGAAGATGATCGCGAGAAGTTTACCTCCACGCTGCGGAACATGGTGCCACGGGCGTTCTATGCCCTGGAATCACGAGCGTTCAGGAACGACATGACGCAACTGTGGCGCCGCGGCGTCTTGCCCAATTTCCAGTATATCGACTTCCTGAACTGCATCTCAGGGAGATCGCGCTACGATATGTCCCACTATCCAATATACCCATGGGTCCTGACCAACTATGACAGCGCCACGTTAGACTTAAAGGATGCCCGTAACTTCAGGGATCTCTCGAAACCCATAGGAGCCCTTAACCACGATAGATTAGTACACCTCAAGAGCCGCATGAACACGTTACACTTTGCGACGAAGTCGAATTCCGACGTCACGGAATCTAGTGACGCCAAGTGTACCTGTGATGACGATAAATGCGACATGTGTTTGCTGCGTATGTGGAATAGCGGCTTCTATTTATACTGCTCACACTACTCCACACCTGCACTTGTTGTATTCTTCCTTATAAGGCTGCAGCCCGAGTGCCAGCTACGGCTATATAGTGGTAAGTTCGATGCTGCAGCACGTACCTTCAAGAGCATTGCGGAAACTTACCATAACGTAGTACACGGCCATTCCACGTTTTTTGAGCTGATACCCGAATTCTACAGCAGTGATGGGTCGTTTCTGCGCAACCAGCTTAACGTGACCACTCAAGACGGCCGATTGTGCGACGTTGAGCTACCACGCTGGGCTGGTAACTCCTCATCGCAATTCGTCAATGTAATGCGCAGCGCTCTAGAAAGCGAGCATGTGTCCAAGCACTTGCACGAATGGATAGATCTGGTCTTTGGCTACAAACAAGCTGGGTTGGAGTCAATCAAGAGTGACAACACCTTCCATCCACTATCATATCTATCCTCCGTACGTGTAGGCAAGCTGTCAATGACACCCGCTACCCAAAACCTAGTTAGAACAATGGAACCCAAGGCAATATCGGTACACGTCCGTGAATTCGGGCAGGCGCCCATAATACTATTTGAGAATCCACATCCACAACGACTCCGGCATCCGCAGTGGCAGGCTACGGATAATCCCGTCCCCAACGCTCCGTGGTTCATCTACGTGAGCCATAACCGCGATATATTCGGTGTTAGCGACCCTGAAACCGGTGATGAACCACGTATAGGACGTACCATCACCCAGGGAAGTTGTGAAGGACACCTCCGAAGCATGGTTGTGGATGGCACGCTCAGGATGCGTAGGGTACCGAAGCTCAGTGATACAATAACGGGAGCTGGTTTCGCCACTAGCGATATTGTATACGCACTCACGCAAACTGGGAGTGTCATGTTCCATAGTATTGACCAGAGTGTACCCACGATATCGGCATCTATAGACCGTAGCCCACTTACGTGCAGCACTTGGGTCAAGCAAAATCTGTGCATATGCTCCGGTAGCGGCTACATGACACTGTGCAACGTGGATTCCGTAATATCAGCTAGCCGCGGTTACGACGCCAATATGGCCGCACGAGGTGATGCGCTGTACTTCCACTCAGAGGACCAGGGTACATTCTTCTACCGACAGCAGCTGCACGAGGATGGTATCAGCTGCGTCGCATTCAGCGACGATGTAATAACCAGCGGCGGTTTCGACGAAACCGTTAAGCAGTTCCAAGTGACAAACTCCGATATTAGGATGATAGGTATATTCGACGACCACAACGGCCCCTTGGCATCCGTGTTCTCATCCAGCGGGTTGCTGCTCACCGCCACCGTTGGCGGCAGCCTAACGCTATGGGATCCCAGATCACCACATAGCCCTGTTTGGAATCATGAAATAGGACATCAATCACGTAGTTGCCAAGTCATCTCATGCTCTATCAGCAATAGGTACATCCAAATGGTGTCCTCCGGGGACCATCCAGTTATATTCTGGGATGTGCGCATGCTCAACTCGTTAAGTTCGTGCAGCGGCTTCAAGCGAGAGCTGTCGATACCGAACTTTGACGTGCTGGGTGGCCTTTGTGACCCTAATGACTGCATAGGGTTGAGTGGTACCCAAGATGGTGTATCAACTCTACAGTTCTACGATATCAATACGAGGTCAGTACTGGCACAGACTGCATTCCATGACATGAGCTACCCGTCAATATTAGCGGTAAACTATTTCAACGGCTCGCATCGCATGCTGGTGGCCAACACCAGTGgagatatatacactgtGTGCCTTAAAGATAGTACTACGTAA
- a CDS encoding mitochondrial import inner membrane translocase subunit Tim17 family protein, translating to MADDYSRVFLSDSYVNYRPSGGPLSTEERAVRDALLLQQRVSENCIVRASVIGVSSAFIGALFGTFFFTIQANDIAHAVPTEKIGFRKQMCNQLQLLWPSVKTSARGFAKLGFVYSLFECIFQKRRAQSDIRNALYAGCTSGALLALKGGPLASAGGCIGFAAFSGLIEKYQQTHH from the exons ATGGCGGACGATTATTCACGAGTGTTCCTGTCTGACAGCTATGTTAACTACCGGCCATCTGGAGGACCGCTGTCTACCGAGGAGCGCGCAGTACGCGATGCGCTGCTGTTGCAGCAGCGAGTATCGGAAAATTGTATCGTCCGCGCTTCCGTCATTGGCGTCAGCAGCGCCTTCATAg GCGCCCTTTTCGGTACTTTCTTCTTTACCATCCAGGCAAACGACATCGCACATGCCGTACCAACTGAAAAAATCGGATTCCGCAAACAGATGTGCAACCAGCTACAGTTGTTATGGCCGTCAGTAAAGACGTCTGCCCGCGGATTTGCGAAGTTGGGCTTCGTGTATTCACTGTTCGAGTGTATTTTCCAGAAGCGCAGGGCCCAGTCTGACATTCGAAACGCACTTTACGCGGGATGTACCTCCGGCGCTCTCTTGGCCCTAAAGG GTGGTCCCCTGGCCAGTGCCGGTGGCTGTATCGGTTTTGCGGCATTTTCAGGACTAATTGAAAAGTACCAGCAGACACATCACTAA
- a CDS encoding Endoplasmic Reticulum Oxidoreductin 1 (ERO1) family protein, with product MKALLAVLLGVIWASLPPFTVSIGPMDGVKTDAITRIVVPAHAEGIMGVNVSPLKHTARFVGIHDDDKFSIEHLLSDAELVHSKLAPLMRSLYFRILKVNLDTPCPLRERNDICSNGMDDDGLLDNAKNGDFECIPKCYVGRCQPQEVSPEPTLDGLEHFVLRYVDDDKLAEMDPKDLYVDNPWYKDFLGIYSHNRDKAVYVDLMHNPPSYTGYRGGEDWNSIYDLQSDCGDEVPCDQTEHLFRLISGMQSSVAAWSAWNYKCVNSVAAYQLKSELPKYESNPQFYFKMLGNHPERIENMYYTFQAMLKTVCRLSPFLKGFAKNLGQHPEWAHLQRSIFDFLSVDYEFCRDVEPAYEQRSSEHCDATDGCTASPQLRHPALLKKFNSIADIVDCVGCEKCRLHGKLKLTALQIAVRAFGQTERLVLERNEIAALLHALDYFAESIIFVQRFEELKKRQLILYPLRIMLAIFVILVVAYRHVIAQALCLRWPDDDQDSTEE from the coding sequence ATGAAAGCGCTTTTAGCGGTACTGCTTGGAGTGATATGGGCGTCTTTACCGCCGTTTACGGTCTCCATAGGCCCTATGGACGGTGTTAAAACTGATGCCATTACGCGCATTGTGGTCCCTGCCCATGCTGAGGGTATTATGGGTGTTAATGTATCACCACTGAAGCACACTGCCCGATTTGTCGGTATTCACGATGACGACAAGTTCAGCATTGAGCACTTGCTATCGGATGCCGAGCTAGTTCACAGCAAGCTGGCGCCTTTAATGCGATCGTTGTACTTTCGCATTCTTAAGGTTAACCTTGATACTCCATGTCCCTTGAGGGAGAGGAACGACATTTGCTCCAATGGCATGGACGACGACGGCCTCTTGGATAATGCCAAAAATGGCGACTTTGAGTGTATACCAAAGTGCTACGTTGGCCGATGCCAGCCTCAGGAAGTCAGCCCGGAACCCACTCTCGATGGTCTTGAGCACTTTGTGCTCAGGTACGTGGATGATGACAAGTTAGCTGAGATGGACCCCAAAGATTTGTACGTCGACAATCCTTGGTACAAGGATTTCCTCGGGATCTACTCGCATAACAGGGACAAGGCGGTATACGTCGACCTGATGCACAACCCACCTTCGTATACAggctatcggggtggagagGACTGGAATTCAATATACGACTTGCAATCCGACTGTGGAGACGAGGTGCCTTGCGACCAAACTGAGCATTTATTTAGGCTCATTTCAGGGATGCAATCATCGGTAGCTGCATGGTCGGCGTGGAACTACAAGTGCGTGAACTCCGTGGCGGCGTACCAGCTGAAAAGCGAGTTGCCAAAGTACGAAAGCAACCCGCAATTTTATTTTAAGATGCTTGGTAACCACCCAGAAAGAATTGAGAACATGTACTACACGTTCCAGGCTATGCTCAAGACTGTATGCAGGCTATCTCCATTTCTGAAAGGTTTTGCCAAGAATTTAGGGCAGCATCCCGAATGGGCACACTTGCAGAGAAGTATATTTGATTTTCTGTCAGTGGACTACGAGTTCTGCCGTGATGTGGAGCCAGCCTATGAGCAACGGTCATCGGAGCACTGCGACGCCACGGATGGCTGCACTGCTTCTCCGCAGCTGCGCCATCCGGCGTTGCTCAAAAAATTCAATAGTATCGCAGATATCGTAGACTGTGTTGGATGTGAGAAGTGCAGGTTACATGGGAAGTTGAAACTGACTGCCCTTCAAATTGCAGTTCGTGCATTCGGTCAGACGGAACGCTTAGTGCTGGAGCGCAATGAAATCGCAGCCTTGCTCCATGCACTGGATTACTTTGCTGAATCCATTATATTTGTGCAGCGGTTTGAAGAGCTGAAGAAGCGTCAGCTCATCCTCTACCCGCTGCGCATCATGCTGGCAATATTCGTTATCCTCGTAGTTGCGTACAGGCATGTGATTGCCCAGGCCCTTTGTTTACGCTGGCCTGATGACGATCAGGACAGCACTGAAGAATGA
- a CDS encoding ubiquitin family domain containing protein encodes MPEVLDITFRLITGQDIKLQVRDDGKISEVKGLIAGHCDISPRDMKLIFKGQLLVDDRTIGSYDVANGSTIHIIGNSPGPSNNTQTNQANTSMPSMLFGTAMNAFMREFMGTPEGPASGSNGPFTGVFPEGTFGNAPGQATGGSTFGDFINASGGPEVLLRQGLQFAQQMTAGNPDLGQAASRLFSGMMGGMMNPGHAQNTGPNNSSATSSEPTRDSTRTKAPSKMNQQDIETIVLAKDCLDVCCDAISGLDSDEGIGGSQASKELRSQCEDGIKLLCRNNDIYLDDPKSFKELLPWNLLHTLEMDLGVKEYHNVNQQDMTDFMQRYRDAQTRVHDLLRELETISEPSEPVDMDKVSRITSICALQTAIHGQMALITTILGNKISHAKDSSLDTSSRPGFTKAKPHERASGPTVSSNVRQGLNTASILPSTTQSSSLLASLGIVNPPQAPTISIPAYSSDDILVDSTWLRKQLTQYRNSTGFKSRMNDLVRDTKKLSNIYCTGILPK; translated from the coding sequence ATGCCTGAAGTCCTTGATATAACATTTCGGCTTATTACTGGCCAGGACATCAAACTTCAGGTTCGCGATGATGGGAAGATATCCGAGGTTAAAGGGTTAATAGCAGGTCATTGTGACATATCGCCACGGGACATGAAGTTGATTTTCAAGGGTCAGCTTCTGGTTGACGACCGTACAATAGGTTCATATgatgttgccaatgggtCAACAATTCACATAATAGGCAATTCTCCAGGTCCATCTAATAATACCCAAACTAATCAAGCTAACACTTCTATGCCATCGATGTTATTTGGTACGGCTATGAATGCCTTCATGAGGGAGTTCATGGGTACTCCTGAAGGGCCTGCATCAGGTTCAAATGGCCCATTTACTGGTGTATTTCCTGAGGGCACGTTTGGCAATGCACCCGGTCAGGCTACTGGTGGCTCCACTTTTGGTGATTTCATCAATGCTTCGGGTGGCCCTGAAGTGCTACTAAGGCAGGGACTCCAGTTTGCCCAGCAAATGACGGCTGGCAACCCAGATTTAGGTCAGGCGGCCTCTAGGTTATTCTCAGGTATGATGGGCGGCATGATGAATCCAGGTCACGCGCAAAATACGGGCCCTAACAACTCATCAGCTACGTCCTCTGAACCTACGCGCGATTCCACTCGGACCAAAGCACCATCCAAGATGAACCAGCAGGACATAGAGACTATAGTACTTGCCAAAGACTGCCTGGATGTATGCTGCGATGCCATATCTGGTCTTGATAGCGACGAGGGCATAGGCGGTTCACAGGCAAGCAAAGAGCTCCGCTCTCAGTGTGAGGATGGCATTAAACTATTGTGTAGGAACAATGACATATACCTGGACGACCCAAAGTCATTTAAGGAGCTGTTGCCGTGGAACCTGCTGCATACACTGGAAATGGACCTCGGGGTTAAGGAGTACCACAATGTGAACCAGCAGGACATGACCGACTTCATGCAGCGGTACCGAGATGCACAAACCAGGGTCCACGACCTCCTGCGTGAATTGGAAACCATTTCCGAACCATCGGAGCCAGTAGACATGGACAAGGTATCCAGGATAACGTCTATATGCGCGTTGCAGACGGCCATCCACGGCCAGATGGCACTGATCACTACTATACTTGGGAACAAAATTAGTCACGCCAAGGATAGCTCCTTGGATACTTCATCTAGACCCGGCTTCACTAAGGCCAAGCCTCACGAGAGGGCTTCTGGGCCCACTGTATCATCCAATGTGCGCCAGGGACTCAACACAGCTTCGATATTGCCTAGCACCACGCAATCAAGTTCGTTGCTGGCCAGTTTGGGTATAGTGAACCCACCTCAAGCACCGACGATATCGATTCCCGCGTACTCCAGCGACGATATACTCGTGGATTCCACGTGGTTGCGCAAGCAACTGACTCAGTACCGCAACAGCACTGGATTCAAATCGCGCATGAACGATTTGGTTCGCGATACCAAGAAACTGAGCAACATCTATTGCACTGGTATCTTGCCAAAATAA
- a CDS encoding Methyltransferase domain family protein gives MSVRDIFTFGRVCTSLAALNGAFIYVQYRKLVVCRPEYKQEGLPEEKHRIAIFDNIAPTYDLTYGNTHRKLGITAAKANILKRAKGHVLDLAAGTLENYKLYSNITSLTALDKSVMMCLEMKRKIESEKPDFPVTIVCADASAIPFENESFSTVVTTHGLCSVEHPGKCLDEVARVLKPSGRYIGIERGRVYYRPLRALLNWLKLYPNPGMPWKYGYFEDRDPIGLVQNCKGLTMLDSAVFGYGMNYSILARRFDSDKKSEFSNEPRIRPEARVIYSYVPRES, from the exons aTGTCGGTTAGGGATATTTTCACCTTCGGGAGG GTATGCACATCGCTCGCAGCACTGAATGGCGCctttatatatgttcaatatcgcaaactGGTTGTATGTCGTCCTGAATATAAACAGGAAGGCTTGCCGGAAG AGAAGCACAGGATCGCAATATTTGACAACATCGCACCTACATACGACCTTACATATGGCAATACTCACAGG AAACTTGGCATAACAGCTGCCAAGGCCAATATACTGAAACGGGCAAAAGGGCACGTTTTGGATTTAGCGGCAGGTACTTTAGAGAACTACAAATTATATAGTAACATAACAAGTCTCACTGCACTGGACAAGAGCGTGATGATGTGTCTTGAAATGAAACGTAAAATAG AATCTGAGAAACCGGACTTCCCGGTGACCATTGTATGTGCTGACGCATCAGCGATACCATTTGAGAACGAGAGCTTCAGCACAGTGGTTACCACCCATGGTCTGTGTTCAGTGGAGCACCCGGGGAAGTGCCTGGATGAGGTAGCCAGGGTACTGAAACCCAGTGGGCGGTACATTGGCATTGAGAGGGGAAGGGTATATTACAGGCCACTAAGGGCCCTGCT GAACTGGCTCAAGCTATATCCTAACCCGGGAATGCCATGGAAATATGGTTACTTCGAGGATCGCGACCCTAT TGGACTCGTCCAAAACTGCAAGGGTCTTACCATGCTCGATTCGGCAGTGTTTGGGTATGGGATGAACTACTCCATCCTGGCGCGGCGGTTCGACAGTGACAAGAAATCTGAATTTTCCAACGAGCCCAGGATACGCCCGGAGGCTCGCGTAATATACAGCTACGTGCCACGGGAAAGCTGA